A genome region from Archaeoglobus fulgidus DSM 4304 includes the following:
- a CDS encoding type II toxin-antitoxin system VapC family toxin, which translates to MIVIDTSIFVDYLFDRDENRNEKARKFLNSIEGLTVFVPKIFVIELISVAKRLGIEISRKDIEELTYDFEILSEDFVFDEALNVAEKVHPRAADSYFIATARLTNSILISSDRLMVRNGKKYGIEAYCLLDELEKALEAIGKLKGEG; encoded by the coding sequence ATGATCGTTATTGATACATCGATTTTTGTCGATTATCTTTTTGATAGGGATGAGAATAGAAATGAAAAAGCGAGGAAGTTTTTGAATTCCATTGAGGGATTGACTGTATTTGTTCCGAAAATCTTCGTTATTGAGCTGATTTCAGTAGCTAAAAGGCTTGGGATTGAGATTTCGAGAAAGGATATTGAGGAACTTACATATGATTTCGAGATTCTTTCAGAGGATTTCGTGTTTGATGAGGCTTTAAATGTCGCTGAAAAAGTTCATCCAAGGGCTGCGGACTCATATTTCATAGCCACCGCCAGATTAACGAACTCCATCCTGATATCATCAGATAGATTAATGGTAAGGAATGGCAAGAAATATGGGATTGAGGCATACTGTTTGCTCGATGAACTTGAAAAAGCCTTAGAGGCGATTGGAAAGCTGAAAGGGGAGGGGTAA
- a CDS encoding antitoxin family protein — MGEIIEAVYQKGVLKPLRKVSLREGEIVKVEIRETKKVTGRFYAKLRELEKRIERVEGAHRELEEIRDDRY; from the coding sequence ATGGGAGAGATTATCGAGGCTGTTTACCAGAAGGGAGTTCTTAAGCCCCTCAGGAAAGTTAGCCTTAGAGAGGGGGAGATTGTTAAGGTGGAGATAAGGGAAACAAAAAAGGTGACAGGAAGATTTTACGCAAAACTCAGGGAGCTTGAGAAGAGAATTGAGAGAGTTGAGGGAGCTCATCGAGAATTAGAGGAGATCAGGGATGATCGTTATTGA